The Takifugu flavidus isolate HTHZ2018 chromosome 17, ASM371156v2, whole genome shotgun sequence genome contains a region encoding:
- the mtrr gene encoding methionine synthase reductase isoform X9 encodes MAFRSVRASLLQSNIYLLPHALCSMPSEMKPRFVLLYGSQKGQAQAIAEGVAEEAETHGLFAELSCLENNEKYNLETETAPVVFIVSTTGDGEPPDNALKFVRNIKKKTLSSDHYKHISYALLGFQLLSLLAIGLGDTNYANFCNCGKAIDRRLRELGASQFYASGYADDGVGLELVVDPWIKGLWNAIKEELSNMTSKQTECVKEEVRDSSKETPDPSTADMQLNLLSIANCQNCKSIGQSEKLANLASPSVSTTQTAGSDLRPDSSSRRIGLSSRTDGALSADAGVASLTHSLPPLSQSALNIPALPPPYLCVSLQEMETTEDIFGPLNKENLQEVPISKATQLTRGDSVKTALLLELDISALPAMTYQPGDAFDVYWPNSATEVEDMLHRLGLQDQRNHRVLISLLKDTKKRGAQVPSYIPQNASLLYLLTWCLEIRSVPKKAFLRALVEYTVDGVQKRRLQELCSKQGTTDYNSHLREQSLSILELLNAFPSCSPPLSILIEHVPKLQPRPYSVASSCLRHPGKLNFVFNIVEFPACSGRPAGRRGLCTGGLFDLISSRLVLPGNIKSSSKPALPKIHVNLRPTCTFRPPADVSVPFMMVGPGTGVAPFIGFLQQRMHDPQSD; translated from the exons ATGGCATTTAGGTCCGTCAGGGCTTCTCTGTTGCAGTCTAATATTTACTTGTTACCCCATGCATTGTGCAG TATGCCCAGTGAAATGAAGCCTCGGTTCGTGCTCCTGTACGGCTCACAGAAAGGTCAAGCCCAGGCCATAGCAGAAGGGGTTGCTGAGGAGGCAGAGACGCACGGGCTCTTTGCAGAACTTAGTTGTTTGGAGAACAATGAAAAG TACAACTTAGAAACAGAGACTGCTCCAGTTGTTTTCATTGTGTCTACTACGGGGGATGGGGAACCTCCAGACAATGCTCTCAAATTTGTAAGGAACATCAAGAAGAAAACCCTTTCCAGTGACCACTATAAACACATTTCCTATGCACTTTTAG GTTTTCAGCTGTTGTCCTTGTTGGCCATAGGCTTAGGAGATACAAATTATGCAAATTTTTGCAACTGTGGGAAGGCCATTGACAGACGTTTACGGGAACTTGGTGCCAGCCAGTTTTATGCGAGTGGATATGCAGATGACGGTGTAGG GTTAGAGTTGGTTGTGGACCCCTGGATTAAGGGATTGTGGAATGCAATCAAAGAAGAGCTATCAAACATGACTTCTAAACAGACTGAATGTGTGAAAGAAGAAGTGCGCGATTCTTCAAAGGAAACTCCTGACCCTTCTACTGCGGACATGCAACTAAACCTATTAAGCATTGCTAACTGCCAGAACTGCAAGTCAATTGGGCAGTCGGAGAAATTAGCAAATTTGGCCTCTCCTTCAGTTTCCACTACACAGACTGCTGGGTCTGATCTCAGGCCAGATTCCTCTTCAAGGAGAATTGGGTTGTCATCCCGGACTGATGGTGCGCTCAGTGCAGATGCTGGAGTCGCCTCCCTGACACACTCGCTGCCTCCACTGTCTCAATCTGCTCTTAACATCCCTGCACTGCCTCCTCCCTacctgtgtgtctctctccagGAGATGGAAACCACTGAAGAT ATTTTTGGACCTTTAAACAAAGAGAATCTTCAGGAGGTTCCCATATCAAAGGCCACTCAGTTGACCAGGGGTGATTCAGTTAAGACAGCCCTCCTTTTAGAGCTAGACATCTCT GCTTTACCTGCAATGACCTATCAGCCAGGAGATGCATTTGATGTGTACTGGCCTAACAGTGCCACTGAGGTGGAAGACATGCTTCACAGACTGGGTCTACAGGATCAGAGAAATCACAGAGTGCTCATTTCTCTACTCAAAGACACTAAGAAAAGAG GTGCCCAGGTGCCATCCTATATTCCCCAAAATGCATCTCTGCTGTACCTGCTCACATGGTGTCTTGAGATCAGAAGTGTTCCTAAAAag GCATTTTTGCGAGCGCTGGTGGAGTATACAGTCGATGGTGTGCAGAAGAGGAgactgcaggagctctgcagTAAGCAAGGCACCACTGACTATAACTCGCACCTGAGAGAACAAAGCCTCAGCATTCTGGAACTTCTCAATGCTTTTCCGTCCTGCTCGCCTCCTCTCAGCATCCTCATAG AACATGTGCCCAAGCTGCAGCCCAGGCCTTATTCAGTTGCCAG CTCCTGTCTTAGGCACCCAGGAAAGCTGAATTTTGTCTTCAACATAGTGGAGTTTCCAGCATGCTCTGGGCGGCCTGCAGGGAGGCGAGGCTTGTGTACTGGTGGGCTGTTTGACCTCATCAGTTCTAGGCTGGTTCTCCCAGGGAACATCAAATCCTCAAGCAAACCAGCTCTGCCAAAG ATCCACGTGAACTTGAGACCTACCTGCACCTTCAGACCTCCGGCTGATGTGTCGGTGCCCTTCATGATGGTGGGGCCGGGCACTGGAGTTGCCCCCTTCATCGGCTTTCTCCAGCAGAG GATGCATGATCCACAATCCGACTGA
- the mtrr gene encoding methionine synthase reductase isoform X2, translated as MAFRSVRASLLQSNIYLLPHALCSMPSEMKPRFVLLYGSQKGQAQAIAEGVAEEAETHGLFAELSCLENNEKYNLETETAPVVFIVSTTGDGEPPDNALKFVRNIKKKTLSSDHYKHISYALLGLGDTNYANFCNCGKAIDRRLRELGASQFYASGYADDGVGLELVVDPWIKGLWNAIKEELSNMTSKQTECVKEEVRDSSKETPDPSTADMQLNLLSIANCQNCKSIGQSEKLANLASPSVSTTQTAGSDLRPDSSSRRIGLSSRTDGALSADAGVASLTHSLPPLSQSALNIPALPPPYLCVSLQEMETTEDIFGPLNKENLQEVPISKATQLTRGDSVKTALLLELDISALPAMTYQPGDAFDVYWPNSATEVEDMLHRLGLQDQRNHRVLISLLKDTKKRGAQVPSYIPQNASLLYLLTWCLEIRSVPKKAFLRALVEYTVDGVQKRRLQELCSKQGTTDYNSHLREQSLSILELLNAFPSCSPPLSILIEHVPKLQPRPYSVASSCLRHPGKLNFVFNIVEFPACSGRPAGRRGLCTGGLFDLISSRLVLPGNIKSSSKPALPKIHVNLRPTCTFRPPADVSVPFMMVGPGTGVAPFIGFLQQREEQRRQNPLATFGETWLFFGCRHRDQDFLFREELESFVSSGVLSHLQLSFSRDDPEEQEGADETISPTAQRRYVQHNLKLHGRQVTDILLKQKGCIYVCGDARNMAKDVDTTLMEVIKAELGMDQLEAMKTLAALREEKRYLQDIWG; from the exons ATGGCATTTAGGTCCGTCAGGGCTTCTCTGTTGCAGTCTAATATTTACTTGTTACCCCATGCATTGTGCAG TATGCCCAGTGAAATGAAGCCTCGGTTCGTGCTCCTGTACGGCTCACAGAAAGGTCAAGCCCAGGCCATAGCAGAAGGGGTTGCTGAGGAGGCAGAGACGCACGGGCTCTTTGCAGAACTTAGTTGTTTGGAGAACAATGAAAAG TACAACTTAGAAACAGAGACTGCTCCAGTTGTTTTCATTGTGTCTACTACGGGGGATGGGGAACCTCCAGACAATGCTCTCAAATTTGTAAGGAACATCAAGAAGAAAACCCTTTCCAGTGACCACTATAAACACATTTCCTATGCACTTTTAG GCTTAGGAGATACAAATTATGCAAATTTTTGCAACTGTGGGAAGGCCATTGACAGACGTTTACGGGAACTTGGTGCCAGCCAGTTTTATGCGAGTGGATATGCAGATGACGGTGTAGG GTTAGAGTTGGTTGTGGACCCCTGGATTAAGGGATTGTGGAATGCAATCAAAGAAGAGCTATCAAACATGACTTCTAAACAGACTGAATGTGTGAAAGAAGAAGTGCGCGATTCTTCAAAGGAAACTCCTGACCCTTCTACTGCGGACATGCAACTAAACCTATTAAGCATTGCTAACTGCCAGAACTGCAAGTCAATTGGGCAGTCGGAGAAATTAGCAAATTTGGCCTCTCCTTCAGTTTCCACTACACAGACTGCTGGGTCTGATCTCAGGCCAGATTCCTCTTCAAGGAGAATTGGGTTGTCATCCCGGACTGATGGTGCGCTCAGTGCAGATGCTGGAGTCGCCTCCCTGACACACTCGCTGCCTCCACTGTCTCAATCTGCTCTTAACATCCCTGCACTGCCTCCTCCCTacctgtgtgtctctctccagGAGATGGAAACCACTGAAGAT ATTTTTGGACCTTTAAACAAAGAGAATCTTCAGGAGGTTCCCATATCAAAGGCCACTCAGTTGACCAGGGGTGATTCAGTTAAGACAGCCCTCCTTTTAGAGCTAGACATCTCT GCTTTACCTGCAATGACCTATCAGCCAGGAGATGCATTTGATGTGTACTGGCCTAACAGTGCCACTGAGGTGGAAGACATGCTTCACAGACTGGGTCTACAGGATCAGAGAAATCACAGAGTGCTCATTTCTCTACTCAAAGACACTAAGAAAAGAG GTGCCCAGGTGCCATCCTATATTCCCCAAAATGCATCTCTGCTGTACCTGCTCACATGGTGTCTTGAGATCAGAAGTGTTCCTAAAAag GCATTTTTGCGAGCGCTGGTGGAGTATACAGTCGATGGTGTGCAGAAGAGGAgactgcaggagctctgcagTAAGCAAGGCACCACTGACTATAACTCGCACCTGAGAGAACAAAGCCTCAGCATTCTGGAACTTCTCAATGCTTTTCCGTCCTGCTCGCCTCCTCTCAGCATCCTCATAG AACATGTGCCCAAGCTGCAGCCCAGGCCTTATTCAGTTGCCAG CTCCTGTCTTAGGCACCCAGGAAAGCTGAATTTTGTCTTCAACATAGTGGAGTTTCCAGCATGCTCTGGGCGGCCTGCAGGGAGGCGAGGCTTGTGTACTGGTGGGCTGTTTGACCTCATCAGTTCTAGGCTGGTTCTCCCAGGGAACATCAAATCCTCAAGCAAACCAGCTCTGCCAAAG ATCCACGTGAACTTGAGACCTACCTGCACCTTCAGACCTCCGGCTGATGTGTCGGTGCCCTTCATGATGGTGGGGCCGGGCACTGGAGTTGCCCCCTTCATCGGCTTTCTCCAGCAGAG ggaggagcagcggcgtcAGAACCCCTTGGCCACATTTGGAGAGACATGGCTGTTCTTTGGTTGTCGCCATAGAGACCAAGACTTTCTTTTCAG GGAGGAGCTGGAAAGCTTCGTCTCCAGCGGCGTTctgagccacctccagctatcATTCTCCAGAGATGatccagaggagcaggagggagcgGACGAGACCATCAGCCCCACGGCCCAACGGAGATACGTTCAGCACAACCTGAAGCTCCACGGCCGACAGGTCACCGACATCCTGCTCAAACAGAAGGGGTGCATCTACGTCTGTGG AGATGCTAGGAACATGGCTAAAGATGTGGACACCACCTTGATGGAGGTAATCAAAGCAGAGCTGGGAATGGATCAGCTGGAAGCCATGAAGACCTTGGCAGCGCTGAGGGAAGAGAAACGCTACTTACAAGATATCTGGGGATGA
- the mtrr gene encoding methionine synthase reductase isoform X7 produces MAFRSVRASLLQSNIYLLPHALCSMPSEMKPRFVLLYGSQKGQAQAIAEGVAEEAETHGLFAELSCLENNEKYNLETETAPVVFIVSTTGDGEPPDNALKFVRNIKKKTLSSDHYKHISYALLGFQLLSLLAIGLGDTNYANFCNCGKAIDRRLRELGASQFYASGYADDGVGLELVVDPWIKGLWNAIKEELSNMTSKQTECVKEEVRDSSKETPDPSTADMQLNLLSIANCQNCKSIGQSEKLANLASPSVSTTQTAGSDLRPDSSSRRIGLSSRTDGALSADAGVASLTHSLPPLSQSALNIPALPPPYLCVSLQEMETTEDIFGPLNKENLQEVPISKATQLTRGDSVKTALLLELDISALPAMTYQPGDAFDVYWPNSATEVEDMLHRLGLQDQRNHRVLISLLKDTKKRGAQVPSYIPQNASLLYLLTWCLEIRSVPKKAFLRALVEYTVDGVQKRRLQELCSKQGTTDYNSHLREQSLSILELLNAFPSCSPPLSILIEHVPKLQPRPYSVAREEQRRQNPLATFGETWLFFGCRHRDQDFLFREELESFVSSGVLSHLQLSFSRDDPEEQEGADETISPTAQRRYVQHNLKLHGRQVTDILLKQKGCIYVCGDARNMAKDVDTTLMEVIKAELGMDQLEAMKTLAALREEKRYLQDIWG; encoded by the exons ATGGCATTTAGGTCCGTCAGGGCTTCTCTGTTGCAGTCTAATATTTACTTGTTACCCCATGCATTGTGCAG TATGCCCAGTGAAATGAAGCCTCGGTTCGTGCTCCTGTACGGCTCACAGAAAGGTCAAGCCCAGGCCATAGCAGAAGGGGTTGCTGAGGAGGCAGAGACGCACGGGCTCTTTGCAGAACTTAGTTGTTTGGAGAACAATGAAAAG TACAACTTAGAAACAGAGACTGCTCCAGTTGTTTTCATTGTGTCTACTACGGGGGATGGGGAACCTCCAGACAATGCTCTCAAATTTGTAAGGAACATCAAGAAGAAAACCCTTTCCAGTGACCACTATAAACACATTTCCTATGCACTTTTAG GTTTTCAGCTGTTGTCCTTGTTGGCCATAGGCTTAGGAGATACAAATTATGCAAATTTTTGCAACTGTGGGAAGGCCATTGACAGACGTTTACGGGAACTTGGTGCCAGCCAGTTTTATGCGAGTGGATATGCAGATGACGGTGTAGG GTTAGAGTTGGTTGTGGACCCCTGGATTAAGGGATTGTGGAATGCAATCAAAGAAGAGCTATCAAACATGACTTCTAAACAGACTGAATGTGTGAAAGAAGAAGTGCGCGATTCTTCAAAGGAAACTCCTGACCCTTCTACTGCGGACATGCAACTAAACCTATTAAGCATTGCTAACTGCCAGAACTGCAAGTCAATTGGGCAGTCGGAGAAATTAGCAAATTTGGCCTCTCCTTCAGTTTCCACTACACAGACTGCTGGGTCTGATCTCAGGCCAGATTCCTCTTCAAGGAGAATTGGGTTGTCATCCCGGACTGATGGTGCGCTCAGTGCAGATGCTGGAGTCGCCTCCCTGACACACTCGCTGCCTCCACTGTCTCAATCTGCTCTTAACATCCCTGCACTGCCTCCTCCCTacctgtgtgtctctctccagGAGATGGAAACCACTGAAGAT ATTTTTGGACCTTTAAACAAAGAGAATCTTCAGGAGGTTCCCATATCAAAGGCCACTCAGTTGACCAGGGGTGATTCAGTTAAGACAGCCCTCCTTTTAGAGCTAGACATCTCT GCTTTACCTGCAATGACCTATCAGCCAGGAGATGCATTTGATGTGTACTGGCCTAACAGTGCCACTGAGGTGGAAGACATGCTTCACAGACTGGGTCTACAGGATCAGAGAAATCACAGAGTGCTCATTTCTCTACTCAAAGACACTAAGAAAAGAG GTGCCCAGGTGCCATCCTATATTCCCCAAAATGCATCTCTGCTGTACCTGCTCACATGGTGTCTTGAGATCAGAAGTGTTCCTAAAAag GCATTTTTGCGAGCGCTGGTGGAGTATACAGTCGATGGTGTGCAGAAGAGGAgactgcaggagctctgcagTAAGCAAGGCACCACTGACTATAACTCGCACCTGAGAGAACAAAGCCTCAGCATTCTGGAACTTCTCAATGCTTTTCCGTCCTGCTCGCCTCCTCTCAGCATCCTCATAG AACATGTGCCCAAGCTGCAGCCCAGGCCTTATTCAGTTGCCAG ggaggagcagcggcgtcAGAACCCCTTGGCCACATTTGGAGAGACATGGCTGTTCTTTGGTTGTCGCCATAGAGACCAAGACTTTCTTTTCAG GGAGGAGCTGGAAAGCTTCGTCTCCAGCGGCGTTctgagccacctccagctatcATTCTCCAGAGATGatccagaggagcaggagggagcgGACGAGACCATCAGCCCCACGGCCCAACGGAGATACGTTCAGCACAACCTGAAGCTCCACGGCCGACAGGTCACCGACATCCTGCTCAAACAGAAGGGGTGCATCTACGTCTGTGG AGATGCTAGGAACATGGCTAAAGATGTGGACACCACCTTGATGGAGGTAATCAAAGCAGAGCTGGGAATGGATCAGCTGGAAGCCATGAAGACCTTGGCAGCGCTGAGGGAAGAGAAACGCTACTTACAAGATATCTGGGGATGA
- the mtrr gene encoding methionine synthase reductase isoform X1: MAFRSVRASLLQSNIYLLPHALCSMPSEMKPRFVLLYGSQKGQAQAIAEGVAEEAETHGLFAELSCLENNEKYNLETETAPVVFIVSTTGDGEPPDNALKFVRNIKKKTLSSDHYKHISYALLGFQLLSLLAIGLGDTNYANFCNCGKAIDRRLRELGASQFYASGYADDGVGLELVVDPWIKGLWNAIKEELSNMTSKQTECVKEEVRDSSKETPDPSTADMQLNLLSIANCQNCKSIGQSEKLANLASPSVSTTQTAGSDLRPDSSSRRIGLSSRTDGALSADAGVASLTHSLPPLSQSALNIPALPPPYLCVSLQEMETTEDIFGPLNKENLQEVPISKATQLTRGDSVKTALLLELDISALPAMTYQPGDAFDVYWPNSATEVEDMLHRLGLQDQRNHRVLISLLKDTKKRGAQVPSYIPQNASLLYLLTWCLEIRSVPKKAFLRALVEYTVDGVQKRRLQELCSKQGTTDYNSHLREQSLSILELLNAFPSCSPPLSILIEHVPKLQPRPYSVASSCLRHPGKLNFVFNIVEFPACSGRPAGRRGLCTGGLFDLISSRLVLPGNIKSSSKPALPKIHVNLRPTCTFRPPADVSVPFMMVGPGTGVAPFIGFLQQREEQRRQNPLATFGETWLFFGCRHRDQDFLFREELESFVSSGVLSHLQLSFSRDDPEEQEGADETISPTAQRRYVQHNLKLHGRQVTDILLKQKGCIYVCGDARNMAKDVDTTLMEVIKAELGMDQLEAMKTLAALREEKRYLQDIWG, encoded by the exons ATGGCATTTAGGTCCGTCAGGGCTTCTCTGTTGCAGTCTAATATTTACTTGTTACCCCATGCATTGTGCAG TATGCCCAGTGAAATGAAGCCTCGGTTCGTGCTCCTGTACGGCTCACAGAAAGGTCAAGCCCAGGCCATAGCAGAAGGGGTTGCTGAGGAGGCAGAGACGCACGGGCTCTTTGCAGAACTTAGTTGTTTGGAGAACAATGAAAAG TACAACTTAGAAACAGAGACTGCTCCAGTTGTTTTCATTGTGTCTACTACGGGGGATGGGGAACCTCCAGACAATGCTCTCAAATTTGTAAGGAACATCAAGAAGAAAACCCTTTCCAGTGACCACTATAAACACATTTCCTATGCACTTTTAG GTTTTCAGCTGTTGTCCTTGTTGGCCATAGGCTTAGGAGATACAAATTATGCAAATTTTTGCAACTGTGGGAAGGCCATTGACAGACGTTTACGGGAACTTGGTGCCAGCCAGTTTTATGCGAGTGGATATGCAGATGACGGTGTAGG GTTAGAGTTGGTTGTGGACCCCTGGATTAAGGGATTGTGGAATGCAATCAAAGAAGAGCTATCAAACATGACTTCTAAACAGACTGAATGTGTGAAAGAAGAAGTGCGCGATTCTTCAAAGGAAACTCCTGACCCTTCTACTGCGGACATGCAACTAAACCTATTAAGCATTGCTAACTGCCAGAACTGCAAGTCAATTGGGCAGTCGGAGAAATTAGCAAATTTGGCCTCTCCTTCAGTTTCCACTACACAGACTGCTGGGTCTGATCTCAGGCCAGATTCCTCTTCAAGGAGAATTGGGTTGTCATCCCGGACTGATGGTGCGCTCAGTGCAGATGCTGGAGTCGCCTCCCTGACACACTCGCTGCCTCCACTGTCTCAATCTGCTCTTAACATCCCTGCACTGCCTCCTCCCTacctgtgtgtctctctccagGAGATGGAAACCACTGAAGAT ATTTTTGGACCTTTAAACAAAGAGAATCTTCAGGAGGTTCCCATATCAAAGGCCACTCAGTTGACCAGGGGTGATTCAGTTAAGACAGCCCTCCTTTTAGAGCTAGACATCTCT GCTTTACCTGCAATGACCTATCAGCCAGGAGATGCATTTGATGTGTACTGGCCTAACAGTGCCACTGAGGTGGAAGACATGCTTCACAGACTGGGTCTACAGGATCAGAGAAATCACAGAGTGCTCATTTCTCTACTCAAAGACACTAAGAAAAGAG GTGCCCAGGTGCCATCCTATATTCCCCAAAATGCATCTCTGCTGTACCTGCTCACATGGTGTCTTGAGATCAGAAGTGTTCCTAAAAag GCATTTTTGCGAGCGCTGGTGGAGTATACAGTCGATGGTGTGCAGAAGAGGAgactgcaggagctctgcagTAAGCAAGGCACCACTGACTATAACTCGCACCTGAGAGAACAAAGCCTCAGCATTCTGGAACTTCTCAATGCTTTTCCGTCCTGCTCGCCTCCTCTCAGCATCCTCATAG AACATGTGCCCAAGCTGCAGCCCAGGCCTTATTCAGTTGCCAG CTCCTGTCTTAGGCACCCAGGAAAGCTGAATTTTGTCTTCAACATAGTGGAGTTTCCAGCATGCTCTGGGCGGCCTGCAGGGAGGCGAGGCTTGTGTACTGGTGGGCTGTTTGACCTCATCAGTTCTAGGCTGGTTCTCCCAGGGAACATCAAATCCTCAAGCAAACCAGCTCTGCCAAAG ATCCACGTGAACTTGAGACCTACCTGCACCTTCAGACCTCCGGCTGATGTGTCGGTGCCCTTCATGATGGTGGGGCCGGGCACTGGAGTTGCCCCCTTCATCGGCTTTCTCCAGCAGAG ggaggagcagcggcgtcAGAACCCCTTGGCCACATTTGGAGAGACATGGCTGTTCTTTGGTTGTCGCCATAGAGACCAAGACTTTCTTTTCAG GGAGGAGCTGGAAAGCTTCGTCTCCAGCGGCGTTctgagccacctccagctatcATTCTCCAGAGATGatccagaggagcaggagggagcgGACGAGACCATCAGCCCCACGGCCCAACGGAGATACGTTCAGCACAACCTGAAGCTCCACGGCCGACAGGTCACCGACATCCTGCTCAAACAGAAGGGGTGCATCTACGTCTGTGG AGATGCTAGGAACATGGCTAAAGATGTGGACACCACCTTGATGGAGGTAATCAAAGCAGAGCTGGGAATGGATCAGCTGGAAGCCATGAAGACCTTGGCAGCGCTGAGGGAAGAGAAACGCTACTTACAAGATATCTGGGGATGA
- the mtrr gene encoding methionine synthase reductase isoform X4, producing the protein MPSEMKPRFVLLYGSQKGQAQAIAEGVAEEAETHGLFAELSCLENNEKYNLETETAPVVFIVSTTGDGEPPDNALKFVRNIKKKTLSSDHYKHISYALLGFQLLSLLAIGLGDTNYANFCNCGKAIDRRLRELGASQFYASGYADDGVGLELVVDPWIKGLWNAIKEELSNMTSKQTECVKEEVRDSSKETPDPSTADMQLNLLSIANCQNCKSIGQSEKLANLASPSVSTTQTAGSDLRPDSSSRRIGLSSRTDGALSADAGVASLTHSLPPLSQSALNIPALPPPYLCVSLQEMETTEDIFGPLNKENLQEVPISKATQLTRGDSVKTALLLELDISALPAMTYQPGDAFDVYWPNSATEVEDMLHRLGLQDQRNHRVLISLLKDTKKRGAQVPSYIPQNASLLYLLTWCLEIRSVPKKAFLRALVEYTVDGVQKRRLQELCSKQGTTDYNSHLREQSLSILELLNAFPSCSPPLSILIEHVPKLQPRPYSVASSCLRHPGKLNFVFNIVEFPACSGRPAGRRGLCTGGLFDLISSRLVLPGNIKSSSKPALPKIHVNLRPTCTFRPPADVSVPFMMVGPGTGVAPFIGFLQQREEQRRQNPLATFGETWLFFGCRHRDQDFLFREELESFVSSGVLSHLQLSFSRDDPEEQEGADETISPTAQRRYVQHNLKLHGRQVTDILLKQKGCIYVCGDARNMAKDVDTTLMEVIKAELGMDQLEAMKTLAALREEKRYLQDIWG; encoded by the exons ATGCCCAGTGAAATGAAGCCTCGGTTCGTGCTCCTGTACGGCTCACAGAAAGGTCAAGCCCAGGCCATAGCAGAAGGGGTTGCTGAGGAGGCAGAGACGCACGGGCTCTTTGCAGAACTTAGTTGTTTGGAGAACAATGAAAAG TACAACTTAGAAACAGAGACTGCTCCAGTTGTTTTCATTGTGTCTACTACGGGGGATGGGGAACCTCCAGACAATGCTCTCAAATTTGTAAGGAACATCAAGAAGAAAACCCTTTCCAGTGACCACTATAAACACATTTCCTATGCACTTTTAG GTTTTCAGCTGTTGTCCTTGTTGGCCATAGGCTTAGGAGATACAAATTATGCAAATTTTTGCAACTGTGGGAAGGCCATTGACAGACGTTTACGGGAACTTGGTGCCAGCCAGTTTTATGCGAGTGGATATGCAGATGACGGTGTAGG GTTAGAGTTGGTTGTGGACCCCTGGATTAAGGGATTGTGGAATGCAATCAAAGAAGAGCTATCAAACATGACTTCTAAACAGACTGAATGTGTGAAAGAAGAAGTGCGCGATTCTTCAAAGGAAACTCCTGACCCTTCTACTGCGGACATGCAACTAAACCTATTAAGCATTGCTAACTGCCAGAACTGCAAGTCAATTGGGCAGTCGGAGAAATTAGCAAATTTGGCCTCTCCTTCAGTTTCCACTACACAGACTGCTGGGTCTGATCTCAGGCCAGATTCCTCTTCAAGGAGAATTGGGTTGTCATCCCGGACTGATGGTGCGCTCAGTGCAGATGCTGGAGTCGCCTCCCTGACACACTCGCTGCCTCCACTGTCTCAATCTGCTCTTAACATCCCTGCACTGCCTCCTCCCTacctgtgtgtctctctccagGAGATGGAAACCACTGAAGAT ATTTTTGGACCTTTAAACAAAGAGAATCTTCAGGAGGTTCCCATATCAAAGGCCACTCAGTTGACCAGGGGTGATTCAGTTAAGACAGCCCTCCTTTTAGAGCTAGACATCTCT GCTTTACCTGCAATGACCTATCAGCCAGGAGATGCATTTGATGTGTACTGGCCTAACAGTGCCACTGAGGTGGAAGACATGCTTCACAGACTGGGTCTACAGGATCAGAGAAATCACAGAGTGCTCATTTCTCTACTCAAAGACACTAAGAAAAGAG GTGCCCAGGTGCCATCCTATATTCCCCAAAATGCATCTCTGCTGTACCTGCTCACATGGTGTCTTGAGATCAGAAGTGTTCCTAAAAag GCATTTTTGCGAGCGCTGGTGGAGTATACAGTCGATGGTGTGCAGAAGAGGAgactgcaggagctctgcagTAAGCAAGGCACCACTGACTATAACTCGCACCTGAGAGAACAAAGCCTCAGCATTCTGGAACTTCTCAATGCTTTTCCGTCCTGCTCGCCTCCTCTCAGCATCCTCATAG AACATGTGCCCAAGCTGCAGCCCAGGCCTTATTCAGTTGCCAG CTCCTGTCTTAGGCACCCAGGAAAGCTGAATTTTGTCTTCAACATAGTGGAGTTTCCAGCATGCTCTGGGCGGCCTGCAGGGAGGCGAGGCTTGTGTACTGGTGGGCTGTTTGACCTCATCAGTTCTAGGCTGGTTCTCCCAGGGAACATCAAATCCTCAAGCAAACCAGCTCTGCCAAAG ATCCACGTGAACTTGAGACCTACCTGCACCTTCAGACCTCCGGCTGATGTGTCGGTGCCCTTCATGATGGTGGGGCCGGGCACTGGAGTTGCCCCCTTCATCGGCTTTCTCCAGCAGAG ggaggagcagcggcgtcAGAACCCCTTGGCCACATTTGGAGAGACATGGCTGTTCTTTGGTTGTCGCCATAGAGACCAAGACTTTCTTTTCAG GGAGGAGCTGGAAAGCTTCGTCTCCAGCGGCGTTctgagccacctccagctatcATTCTCCAGAGATGatccagaggagcaggagggagcgGACGAGACCATCAGCCCCACGGCCCAACGGAGATACGTTCAGCACAACCTGAAGCTCCACGGCCGACAGGTCACCGACATCCTGCTCAAACAGAAGGGGTGCATCTACGTCTGTGG AGATGCTAGGAACATGGCTAAAGATGTGGACACCACCTTGATGGAGGTAATCAAAGCAGAGCTGGGAATGGATCAGCTGGAAGCCATGAAGACCTTGGCAGCGCTGAGGGAAGAGAAACGCTACTTACAAGATATCTGGGGATGA